In Mycobacterium stomatepiae, the following are encoded in one genomic region:
- the dacB gene encoding D-alanyl-D-alanine carboxypeptidase/D-alanyl-D-alanine endopeptidase, translated as MGRTRWRKSTQVLIGLAVLAFVAAVVAAATFFTTGGHGSSGTHVAVPPPRAPIVKAGMVPVADTAETPSPGALAAVLAPVAADPNLGRLGGRITDALTGKELWQVADDVPLVPASTNKVLTAAAALLTLDRQARISTRVVAGSQNAQGPIVLVGAGDPTLSAAPPEVPTWYRGAARISDLVEQIHRSGMTPTAVQVDTSAFTGPTMAQGWDPSDIDNGDIAPIESVMIDCGRIQPSTVNSRRSKTPALDAGRELAKALGLDPAAVTIATAPSGARQLAVVQSAPLVQRAGEMMDHSDNVLAESIAREVAAAINRPRSFAGAVDAVTNRLSTAHVDTTGATLVDSSGLSVDDQLTAKTLDGTVQAAAGPDQPSLRALLDLLPIAGGSGTLADRFLDQATNLGPAGWLRAKTGSLTAINSLVGVVTDRTGRVLTFAFISNGAGPNGRNAMDALATRLWTCGCT; from the coding sequence ATGGGTCGTACTCGCTGGCGGAAATCCACCCAGGTGCTCATCGGATTGGCCGTGTTGGCGTTCGTCGCCGCCGTGGTGGCCGCGGCCACCTTCTTCACCACGGGTGGACACGGCAGCAGCGGCACACATGTTGCGGTGCCGCCCCCGCGGGCACCGATCGTGAAGGCGGGAATGGTGCCCGTCGCCGACACCGCCGAGACGCCCTCGCCCGGTGCGTTGGCGGCCGTGCTGGCCCCGGTGGCCGCCGATCCCAATCTCGGCCGGTTGGGCGGCCGGATCACCGATGCGCTCACCGGCAAAGAGCTCTGGCAGGTGGCCGACGACGTGCCCCTGGTGCCGGCGTCGACCAACAAGGTGCTGACCGCAGCCGCGGCGCTGCTGACGCTGGATCGTCAGGCCCGCATCAGCACCCGCGTCGTGGCCGGCAGTCAGAATGCCCAGGGACCGATCGTGCTGGTGGGCGCCGGTGATCCGACGCTGTCGGCGGCGCCGCCCGAGGTGCCGACCTGGTACCGCGGCGCGGCACGCATCAGCGACCTAGTCGAGCAGATCCATCGCAGCGGCATGACGCCGACGGCCGTGCAGGTGGACACCTCGGCGTTCACCGGCCCGACGATGGCGCAGGGCTGGGATCCCAGCGACATCGACAACGGCGACATCGCGCCGATCGAGTCGGTGATGATCGACTGCGGACGCATCCAGCCCAGCACCGTCAACTCGCGGCGGTCGAAGACCCCCGCGCTGGACGCCGGGCGCGAACTGGCCAAGGCGCTCGGCCTGGATCCCGCCGCGGTGACCATCGCCACGGCCCCGTCCGGGGCCCGGCAGCTGGCGGTGGTGCAATCGGCGCCGCTGGTCCAGCGGGCCGGCGAGATGATGGATCACTCCGACAACGTGCTGGCCGAATCGATCGCCCGTGAGGTGGCCGCGGCGATCAACCGGCCGCGCAGCTTCGCGGGCGCGGTCGACGCGGTGACCAACCGATTGAGCACCGCGCACGTCGACACCACCGGCGCCACGTTGGTGGACTCCAGCGGGCTGTCGGTCGACGACCAGTTGACGGCCAAGACCCTGGACGGCACCGTGCAGGCCGCCGCGGGGCCGGATCAGCCGTCGCTACGGGCGCTACTGGATCTGCTGCCGATCGCCGGGGGCAGCGGGACGCTGGCGGACCGCTTTCTCGACCAGGCCACCAATCTGGGCCCGGCCGGCTGGTTGCGTGCCAAGACCGGGTCGTTGACCGCCATCAACTCGCTGGTCGGGGTCGTCACCGACCGCACCGGACGCGTGCTCACGTTCGCGTTCATCTCGAACGGGGCCGGCCCCAACGGACGCAACGCGATGGACGCGCTGGCCACGCGCCTGTGGACCTGCGGGTGTACATGA